The genomic interval AGCTTTCTTTATGTCCCCTTATCCAACCTTCGAGCCATGATCCTAGAAATTGCAATTGTCCTTCTTCTGACCATGTTCAATGGCCTTCTGGCGATGTCCGAACTGGCCATCGTCTCGGCCCGCCCGGCGCGGCTGAAGGTGATGGCGGAACAGGGCAATCGGGGCGCACAGATCGCCTTGGAACTGGGGGCAGAGCCGGGGCGCTTTCTGTCCAGCGTCCAGATCGGCATCACCATGGTGGGCGTGCTGTCGGGCGCATTTTCGGGCGCGACACTGGGCAACCGGGTGGCCGCCGCGCTGATCGATGCGGGGATGTCGGCCACGATGGCCCAGACCCTGGCCGTCGGCGGCGTGGTTGTGGTGATCACCTATCTGTCGCTGATCATCGGTGAACTGGTCCCGAAACAGATCGCGCTGCGGTCACCCGAAGGTGTGGCTGCGCGGGTGGCGCCGATCATCCTGTGGATCTCTCGCATCGCGGCGCCGATCGTCTGGGTGCTGGACAAGTCGGGCAAGGCGGTACTGCGCCTGCTGGGGCAATCGGGGGAAACCGACCGTTCGATCACCGATGAGGAAATCAAGGTCGTCATTTCCGAGGCCCGTCTGGCCGGCGTGATCGAGGATGCCGAGCGGGACATGATTGCGGGCGTGATGCGCATCGCCGACCGCACGGCGCGCGGGCTGATGACGCCGCGCCATGAGGTCGAGACGGTCGATGTCGGGGCCTCGCTGTCTGCGGTGGCCGAGGATTTCAAGAAATTCGACCGCTCGCGCCTTCTGGTGCGCGACGGATCGGATGATGAGATCATCGGCATCCTGACCAGCCAGGACCTGCTGGGTCACACGGATGAGGACACGCCCGATCTTCGCGATCTGGTGCAGCCGGTGCCGGTGATCCGCGAGGGGCTGCCCGCGCTGAACGTGATCGAACAGTTGAAGACCACGCCATCCCGGATGCTGCTGGTCTTTGACGAATATGGCCATTTCGAGGGGGTGGTGACCTCGATGGACGTGCTGGAGGCGATTGCGGGCGATTTCCCGGAACCCGGCGATGACGAGCCAAAGGCCGTTACCCGCGAAGATGGCAGCATGCTGGTCGCAGGCTGGATGCCTGCCGATGAATTTGCGGACATGATCGGGCTGAACCTGCCAGAGGATCGCGGCTATGAATCCGTCGCCGGTCTGGTGCTGGAACATGCGGGCATCCTGCCCGAGCTGGGATCGGTCTTCACCATCGGCAACTGGCGGGTCGAGGTCGTGGATATGGATGGCCGCCGCATCGACAAGATCCTGATCTCGCGTGAGGCGGAACCGGCATCGGAATAGGCGCTCGCCCGCTCCGACCCAGCCCGGCCCGGCTATTCGCGCGACATGGCGTTGACCCGGTCGATCCCGGCCGTCACGGCGGCGCGAACCGCGTCCTGAAATCCGGCATCCTGCGCCGCCGACAGCGCCGCGGCGGTGGTGCCGCCGTAATCGATGTAATCCGCGACAAGCTGCGTGGCGCCCTCGATCTGCCCCGCCATCATGGCGGGCGCGTCGCAGATCATCGCCTCGACCGATTTTCGCGCAATGTCTTCT from Paracoccus fistulariae carries:
- a CDS encoding hemolysin family protein gives rise to the protein MILEIAIVLLLTMFNGLLAMSELAIVSARPARLKVMAEQGNRGAQIALELGAEPGRFLSSVQIGITMVGVLSGAFSGATLGNRVAAALIDAGMSATMAQTLAVGGVVVVITYLSLIIGELVPKQIALRSPEGVAARVAPIILWISRIAAPIVWVLDKSGKAVLRLLGQSGETDRSITDEEIKVVISEARLAGVIEDAERDMIAGVMRIADRTARGLMTPRHEVETVDVGASLSAVAEDFKKFDRSRLLVRDGSDDEIIGILTSQDLLGHTDEDTPDLRDLVQPVPVIREGLPALNVIEQLKTTPSRMLLVFDEYGHFEGVVTSMDVLEAIAGDFPEPGDDEPKAVTREDGSMLVAGWMPADEFADMIGLNLPEDRGYESVAGLVLEHAGILPELGSVFTIGNWRVEVVDMDGRRIDKILISREAEPASE